The Malus domestica chromosome 08, GDT2T_hap1 genomic interval AATCTGAGTTTAGGATTAGATTTCCATCCTTCGATGTCACTCCTCGACGTTGACAACTTGGAGAAGAAATATGAATGCAATAATTCATTCAAACGAAATTAGTGAATGAATTTGTCTGattcatataaatacattatacAGAGATAACTGATGGTTTCTTTTCGTCTCCTTCCGTCTAAATGTTGTCACAGCCCAAAGATAACTCTTGTACCAATGGCCTTGGCCTGGCAAGACCAACTTAATTCTCAAGAATGGGATTTGAGAACTGGATTTGGCACACCCCAAAATGCGTTTTGTTgcttttaagttttaagttgttaatttttgAGGCAGATTTGTAAGAATATTAAGTACCTTTTGAGGCAGATTTGGTAATCAGTGTTTATACTTTTAGTATGCTTATACTCTAAAATGATCTGTTCTGTTGCTTGTTAATACTACACTATGCTGTCTCTAAAATGATCTGTTTTGTTGCTTGTTAATTTTTGAGTCATTTGGCTGTCTTTGCTTTTATGGTCGTGAAAGATACTGCTCCCACATGTATGTTGATTCTGCTATATATCTTTGAACTGCTTGTGAATTGCTGATAAAATGGTTCTTGAAATTCATTTAAGTTAGTAGTAGTTTCTTCCTCACTAATCACTCATCTAAAACAAGTGTAATGGATACAAAGGATCACACTACCTCTTATTTATCATCTACGcaaatcaaaattaacaataGTACAAGAACACTTTGAAAGATAAAgcaacatatatatttatatatagaaTTTTATAGATATGCTTATGATAGCTAGCTAGCTGGATCAGATCGAAGTTCATCATTGATCGTGTCTGTTGGagacataaaaataaatataaaagtgTGATCGATTCATGGCATCCATTTGCTTTGGGTATAAGAAATGGGACGAGGAATTCACAAGCAACATCAGTTGTCATATCGATCACACTTTTCATTATACAAGTCTGTTATTCTCATCATGTTGGAATTTCAATTTAGTTTTGGATTTCTTTGGAACGATTCAACTTCTaatagggttttgtttcttATGTTAATGGTTTTAATTTTCAGGGTATTTAGGCATTTTTCTGttatatttgaaatattttataaaaaatgacatTTATAAAATTAGGTGtcaaattttggttattattGATAAATACTCTGGCTACCACTGAGAGAGGTTGCAGGTTTTAAAAGCTTCGGAATTCCTGCTATACCCTCATAAATTTCTCCAGCGGCAACGGCGAGAGTTGGAGGCTTGGAACACACAGTACCAGCGGCAGCTTGAAGGTGAGATTTCTTGTTCTCAGATCATATATTTTTACTCTGTTCAGTTTTTTAGaccgttgattttttttttttctggtttgAATTCCTACGTATGGATTAattagcaaattttgatgttcCTGTTGGGTTTCCTATTCCATCTGTGAAAGTCATGTAATTTAGAAATAACCggaaaaataaatatgaaatatGAAGTCAAACCACTGGACTTGAGAAAAGAATTTTGCATTTTTGGGGTTTTTAAGTGAATTTTGATAAGAGTTGTTAGGATTGTAGTTTAGTTTTAGGTCATTATATGGTTATGGTATTGAGCATGGTTGCATTCAGAAGAGAGGGGAGTCCGTGATGTGCGATATGGAAATGGTAACTATTTGGGTATCTGATGAAGAGGGGATGGAATTTGCCCATCTTTTATTGATCAGCTGAACTTTGAGCCATTGCGGCGGTGTTCAGTGCTGCCAGAAATTACAGTATTGTTTTGCTGGAATTACATTGGTGAAATTAGAAAGAGATGGCATTTCccgagagagagtgagaggggGAAACATAGCATTACAAGCAAATAGGGAAGAGAGTTTACTGTTTGTTTCTATAACAGTTGCCTTGTTCTAGTTGGTCCTAAAAGGGGAACCTTGCTGCTTGCTATATCTCTGGGTCCCCTCTAGAAGGTTGGCCGCTTATTCTGGATCTTTCCATTTTCAAGAAGATCCATGGCTTGATATGACAACCGATGTTGCTTGTGACATTTAAAATCCTTGGCCATGTGAAGGAgcaaatttgttttcttttcagaGGTTCATTAGCTTGAAGGTTTCATGATACTGTAACTGGTGATAAAAGCAAACTTAacaagtgatttttttttaggaaaactaatgaaaagggcttgaaaactttgagttttaatgataaggacaaaataaagggtaaagtgaatagtaccaggattgactttttagtgtaaaaatgtgggttttcgttaaagtgaacagtaccggatgcttttcgttaaagttcccttttttttttctcataccTTTCTGCTCACATCTTCGTCATTGTTTGATTTTTAGCAAAGTACAATATGTCAAATTGGTAATTCGAATATGATGGGAATGGTTAACATTTTTCTTATTAGTATACGTCTCCTGAATAGTTACTTTTTCATGCTTGTATAATTTGGTCATTCTGAAAATTCTTCTGCATAAAATTTGACTTACTTAAGTATGAATCTACGTGTGCAAAAGTTAGCTTATGATTGATATCTGTGTGTTTCTGTAGGGTGGGAGCTAAAGCTTGGCAAACAAGAAAGAATATGAGGTGTGCTTGTGTCTGGAGTAATTTGTATTCCATTTTGtaatagggaattgttattggcactccaaaaatctcattttgcactatagattttctataattagaaagaaaaatacaccaATAAGGAatatagaatgagatttttggagtgctaataacagttcccttgTAATATGGTTGTTAATGTTTCACTTTGTATTTTCCGTGTAAAAATGAAATTGTGTATTGTTGTGGAGGTTGAGTTGGAAAAAAAGGGAACTGGTTTATTAGACTAGATCTCTAGCCTTTACTCTGTAAACTCTGAATAATTGTTTTCTTTATGTAGGTAGTGCAATATTTAGTGTAACAATGCTGGCTCGATTTATTCTATCTCGGAAATATGGCACTGGTATTGCAATTTCCGCCAATTCTCAGATTGCTCAGTATGCTCGGGTTGGCCAAATTGAGAAAGCCCGAAGGGTGTTTGATCAAATGCACGATAAAAATATTGTGTCTTGGAACTCAATGGTGGGAGGTTACTTCCAAAGTAATCAGCCAGGAGAAGCCCGGAGGTTGTTTGATAAAATGCAGGAGCGGAATACAGTTTCTTGGAATGGTTTGATATCTGGGTATGTCAAGAATGGGATGTTCAGTGAGGCTAGGAAAGTGTTTGATTCAATGCCCGAAAGGAATATTGTTTCGTGGACGTCGATGGTTCGAGGGTACGTGCAAGAGGGTATGATTTCAGAGGCTGAATCACTCTTCTGGGAAATGCCTGAAAAGAATGTTGTTTCGTGGACAGTGATGTTGGGTGGCCTGATTCAAGAGGGTAGGATTGATGATGCCCGTAGGCTTTATGATATGATGCCTGACAAGGATGTCGTGGCAAGGACGAATATGATTGGTGGGTATTTTCAGGTTGGACGTTTGGCTGAAGCACGTGAGATTTTTGATGAGATGCCGCGTAGGAATGTTGTTTCCTGGACTATGATGGTATCTGGATATGTGCATAACCAACAAGTGGATATTGCTAGAAAGCTTTTTGAAGTGATGCCAGAGAAAAATGAGGTGTCTTGGACAGCAATGCTGATAGGTTACACTCAGTGTGGACGGATCATAGAGGCTTCAGAGCTTTTTCAAGCAATGCCTATTAAGTCAGTTGTTGCTTGTAATGCCATGATACTTGGGTATGGTCAAAATGGAGAGGTAGCTAAGGCAAGGGAAGTTTTTGATAATATGAGAGATAGGGATGATCGGACATGGAGTGCGATGATTAAAGTTTACGAACGGAAAGGTTTTGAATTTGAAGCCCTTGACTTGTTTGCTTTGATACAAAGAGAAGATATAAGGCCGAATTTCCCTTCTTTGATAAGTGTTCTATCTGTTTGTGGCAGCTTGGCGAATCTTGATTTTGGTCGACAGATTCATGCCCAGTTGGTGAGGAACCGGTTTGATCTTGATGTATATGTTGCTTCAGTATTGATGACAATGTATGTTAAATGTGGCAACCTTGTGAAGGCAAAACAGGTGTTTGACAGGTTTTCTGCAAAGGATATTGTTATGTGGAACTCAATGATCACTGGTTATGCCCAACATGGTTTAGGAGATAAAGCTCTACAAGTGTTTGATGAGATGTGCTCTTTGGGCATAGCAGCAGATGAAATCACCTTTATTGGAGTTCTTTCAGCGTGTAGCTATAGTGGGAATGTAGAAAAAGGTCTTGAGATTTTTGAAACGATGAAATCAAAGTACCAGGTGGAGCCAGGAACTGCACATTTTGCATGTATGGTTGATCTGCTTGGTCGAGCAGGGCAAGTAAAGGAGGCAATGGATTTAATTAATAGGATGCCAGTGGAAGCAGATGCGATTGTTTGGGGTGCCTTATTAGGTGCATGCAGACAGCACAAGGAAATGGACTTGGCGGAAGTTGCAGCAAAGAAACTTACAGAGCTTGAGCCTGATAAAGCAGGGCCTTACGTCTTGCTATCAAATATTTATGCATCCCAGGGTAGATGGCATGATGTTGCAGAGGTGAGGGAAAACATGAGAGCAAGAAGTCTTCGCAAGTCACCTGGCTGTAGCTGGATTGCGGTGGAGAAAAATGTACATATGTTTACTGGGGGAGAGAGCACGGGACACCCAGAACATGAGATGATCATGAGAGAGTTACAGAGACTGGGTGTATTATTAAGAGAAGCTGGTTACTGCCCTGATGGGAGCTTTGTATTGCATGatgtagaagaagaagagaaggcgCACAGCTTGGGTTATCATAGTGAGAAATTGGCCATAGCATATGGGCTTCTGAAGGTGCCAAAAGGGATGCCAATTCGTGTGATGAAGAACCTTCGGGTTTGTGGGGATTGCCATTCTGCAATTAAATTAATAGCTAAAGTTACACAGAGAGAGATTGTTTTGAGGGATGCTAACAGATTTCATCATTTTAAGGATGGTGTGTGTTCTTGCGGAGACTATTGGTGATTCCAAACTTATTGGGAGAGTCTGGTTTTGAGACAGGAATTGTGCCTACCGGAGTTAATTGACCAGGACAGAAATTGATACTTCCAAATAATGACACCTATATATAGAACCAAGAGGAGAACTTGCTAAAACTTTGTTGGTACATGGGGAGAACTTTCAAATACGATAACTTGTATGCACTAGCTATCCAAAAAAGCTTGTAAACTTCAAGGTGTAAGGCCTACAATGATGGTTCTGGATTTGAAACGGTTTTGAAGTACTTATGCTTGTGCGAAAATGGCATGAGGTGAAAATTTTCTCGTGTGGAGGTATGTTGTATTCAATCTAAGTTCataatattgatttttttttttagtttttgttataCTGTTTGTTCTGTTACTCGGCTAATATTTTGTGCTACATTCGCTGTTCACCTTATGATTCAGGGCTGGAACTTGACATGAATGATACACAGTGAGATCAGCCGAGGAAGGCGAACATAGAGCTTTTGTTGCCCTGAAGTTCATTCAAGAAAGGTCATcttttaaatacttttaaatTTCCCTGGTTCCTAGCTTAAGGTGATCTCTTTGGGATCAAACTTATAGTTTCCTCTATGCCCTGCTATCAACAACCATGCTAGCGAGTGCACTTTTGCATGCATGGTTGAGTTTGTCAAAGAGGTTTCCCGCCAATTGAATGGTTGGgatgttagtataaataaattatacttGTAAAATATTTGAAGGGCATCACTGATATTGACAATTTTTGTATAAACTTGTTGATTTCTCTCCTTGCTGGAAACCTGTTATTGATTGTTTGCACATCGGTTGCTGCCGAAAACAGCGTTCAAACACAAGCATTTTGCACTGTATCCTGGTGTCTATCAGTTTATTATTTCAAGGAAATCCTCTATAAGAtgttaaagaagaaaaaaggtaTTTCCCTTTAGACTGAAGAAGAAAGTAGTAAAACGAAAACTTGTGCCCAAACAGCAAAAACAAGTTCGAACTGGTTTAGGATTTCTAATTGATCATGGTAAAAGATCTTCACTTGAATTGAGCTAAACCAGGCtcctctttttctccttctgaGTGTGAGCTTgtttcaaattcacatttttcattgttaatgaaaataaatataattcctGTCGATTTTCGATTTGCTCGTAGACGGCAGTGCCTCTGATCTCGGCTTAGAGTAACCTTTTTTGAACTCTCACATGATCGT includes:
- the LOC103441999 gene encoding pentatricopeptide repeat-containing protein At1g56690, mitochondrial-like; the encoded protein is MLARFILSRKYGTGIAISANSQIAQYARVGQIEKARRVFDQMHDKNIVSWNSMVGGYFQSNQPGEARRLFDKMQERNTVSWNGLISGYVKNGMFSEARKVFDSMPERNIVSWTSMVRGYVQEGMISEAESLFWEMPEKNVVSWTVMLGGLIQEGRIDDARRLYDMMPDKDVVARTNMIGGYFQVGRLAEAREIFDEMPRRNVVSWTMMVSGYVHNQQVDIARKLFEVMPEKNEVSWTAMLIGYTQCGRIIEASELFQAMPIKSVVACNAMILGYGQNGEVAKAREVFDNMRDRDDRTWSAMIKVYERKGFEFEALDLFALIQREDIRPNFPSLISVLSVCGSLANLDFGRQIHAQLVRNRFDLDVYVASVLMTMYVKCGNLVKAKQVFDRFSAKDIVMWNSMITGYAQHGLGDKALQVFDEMCSLGIAADEITFIGVLSACSYSGNVEKGLEIFETMKSKYQVEPGTAHFACMVDLLGRAGQVKEAMDLINRMPVEADAIVWGALLGACRQHKEMDLAEVAAKKLTELEPDKAGPYVLLSNIYASQGRWHDVAEVRENMRARSLRKSPGCSWIAVEKNVHMFTGGESTGHPEHEMIMRELQRLGVLLREAGYCPDGSFVLHDVEEEEKAHSLGYHSEKLAIAYGLLKVPKGMPIRVMKNLRVCGDCHSAIKLIAKVTQREIVLRDANRFHHFKDGVCSCGDYW